The genomic window AAAACTTAAAGGTTTAGTTTTACCAAAATCTTGGACAAGATTCTCTTATGTAATTAAATGGGATGGGAAACCATTATTATTAGCTAGTAGATCTTATGATGATTTTGGAAATATCCAACCTACAATTGATCAAGAAACTTCTGCTGTTGGTGTTGAATCAGTTTATCATAGAAATGCAATTGTAACATGGGAAATAACAAGCAAAGGAGAGTGCAATAATGTTCAAATTAGAAAACACAAAAAAGCTTAAGAATAATCTTCTTAGTGTAGTTTTATCAACTTTATTAGCAACTTCTGCTTTAGGTGCAACTAAAAATGAAACTTCAGTTGATGGTGCTGTTAAATATCCAACAAAAGATGGAAAATATTCTTCATATTATGTAAATTCTCAAAATATTAAGAATTTTAATATAGGTAGAACTCCTACAGATAGAGAAATTAGAGCTTGGAATGTTGATATAAAACCAGATGGTGTAGATTTACCTGAATTTGATATGAAAAATGGTGAAGTTGTATTAGGTGATGATGGTAAACCAAAAAAAGCAGAAGGTTCAGTTGAACTTGGTAATGAACTTTATGACTCACAATGTGTAATGTGTCATGGAGATTTTGGAACAGGTGGAAAAGGTTATCCAAGACTTGCAGGTGGTACAAAAGAATCACTGAAAATTCAAAGACTAAATCCTGCTGATGAACATCCGAATCCAGATACTGCAATAAGAACAATAGGTTCATATTGGCCATATGCCACAACTATTTTTTGGTATGTTCAAGATTCAATGCCTTTTCCTCATCCAAAAAGTTTAAGTAATAGTGAAACATATGCACTTA from Arcobacter venerupis includes these protein-coding regions:
- a CDS encoding c-type cytochrome produces the protein MFKLENTKKLKNNLLSVVLSTLLATSALGATKNETSVDGAVKYPTKDGKYSSYYVNSQNIKNFNIGRTPTDREIRAWNVDIKPDGVDLPEFDMKNGEVVLGDDGKPKKAEGSVELGNELYDSQCVMCHGDFGTGGKGYPRLAGGTKESLKIQRLNPADEHPNPDTAIRTIGSYWPYATTIFWYVQDSMPFPHPKSLSNSETYALTAYLLSINNITIDGEELEDEYVLDKEKFLKIKMPNEDGFYPEVDTKDGVKNMTALLSDPKIYGTGTRCMKDCIKEDVNNLLLKINIDLSANSNQALSTVRDLPKVENAQTTSAGQNIYETTCVSCHGNPAIGAPVLADKEAWAKVVEKGIDKVYNNAIHGINSMPPKGGNMDLTDEQMKEVVDYMINSSK